In Rhodothermus marinus DSM 4252, a single genomic region encodes these proteins:
- the rny gene encoding ribonuclease Y, with the protein MELLWIAGLALLAVGAGIALDRWLLTRSLKSAREQARKILAEAEAQAQAYQQEHLEKAQEALRRERQAFEQEQAEARKALQQAQERLAERQEALNRRTFRVNEREKTLAKAAEAIEALRREADANFRQAEALHQQAQALFESLRRQQEALAQRETEVNRLQEELTAKQAELDRTLEEQLRRLEQIAGMSRQEAKEALMAQLVEEAKLEAASMIKEIRDEARLKANREARKIILTAIQRTAASHAIENTVSVVNIQSDEMKGRIIGREGRNIRAFEAATGVEVIVDDTPEAVILSAFNPIRREIARLALTKLIQDGRIHPARIEEVVEKATAEIEEEIMETGERTVIDLNLHGIHPELIRLIGRMRYRTSYGQNLLAHSIETARIASLIAAELGLDADKARRAGLLHDIGKVVEEEIDRPHALVGMELCRKYREDPEVCNAVGAHHDEIEMTTLIAPIVQAADAISGARPGARREALEAYIKRLEKLEALAASFPGVERVYAIQAGREVRVIVNHSLVSDAQAEQLALDISKKIQSEMQYPGQIKVTVIREVRSVAYAK; encoded by the coding sequence ATGGAACTGTTATGGATAGCCGGCCTGGCGCTTCTGGCTGTAGGGGCCGGCATTGCACTGGATAGATGGCTGCTGACCCGTTCTTTGAAATCCGCCCGGGAGCAGGCTCGAAAAATTCTGGCCGAGGCGGAGGCTCAAGCGCAGGCCTATCAGCAGGAGCATCTGGAAAAAGCGCAAGAGGCGCTCCGGCGTGAACGCCAGGCGTTCGAGCAGGAACAGGCCGAAGCCCGCAAGGCGCTGCAGCAGGCGCAGGAGCGCCTTGCCGAACGTCAGGAGGCGCTGAACCGCCGCACGTTCCGCGTCAACGAGCGCGAGAAAACGCTGGCCAAGGCCGCCGAAGCCATCGAAGCACTGCGCCGCGAGGCCGACGCCAATTTCCGTCAGGCCGAAGCGCTTCATCAGCAGGCACAGGCCCTGTTCGAGTCGCTGCGCCGCCAGCAGGAAGCGCTCGCGCAGCGGGAAACGGAAGTCAACCGCCTGCAGGAAGAACTGACGGCCAAACAGGCCGAGCTGGACCGGACGCTGGAGGAACAACTCCGGCGGCTGGAGCAGATCGCGGGCATGTCGCGCCAGGAAGCGAAGGAAGCGCTCATGGCGCAGCTGGTCGAGGAGGCCAAGCTGGAAGCGGCTTCCATGATCAAGGAAATCCGCGACGAGGCCCGCCTGAAGGCCAACCGCGAGGCCCGCAAGATCATCCTGACCGCCATCCAGCGGACGGCCGCCAGCCACGCCATCGAAAACACCGTCTCGGTGGTCAACATTCAGTCCGACGAGATGAAGGGCCGCATCATCGGACGCGAGGGCCGTAACATCCGCGCCTTCGAAGCGGCCACCGGCGTCGAGGTGATCGTCGACGACACGCCCGAGGCGGTGATCCTTTCGGCCTTCAACCCGATCCGCCGCGAAATCGCCCGGCTGGCACTGACCAAGCTGATCCAGGACGGTCGCATCCACCCGGCCCGCATCGAGGAAGTGGTCGAAAAGGCCACGGCCGAGATCGAAGAAGAGATCATGGAGACGGGCGAGCGGACCGTCATCGATCTGAACCTGCACGGCATACATCCGGAGCTGATCCGGCTGATCGGCCGGATGCGCTACCGCACAAGCTACGGCCAGAACCTGCTGGCCCACTCCATCGAGACGGCCCGCATCGCCTCGCTGATCGCCGCCGAGCTGGGTCTGGATGCCGACAAGGCCCGCCGTGCCGGGCTGCTGCACGACATCGGCAAGGTCGTCGAGGAAGAGATCGACCGACCGCACGCGCTGGTGGGCATGGAGCTCTGCCGCAAGTACAGGGAGGATCCGGAGGTGTGCAATGCGGTGGGTGCCCACCACGACGAGATCGAAATGACCACGCTGATCGCGCCCATCGTACAGGCAGCCGATGCGATCTCGGGTGCACGTCCGGGTGCCCGTCGCGAGGCGCTGGAAGCCTATATCAAGCGGCTGGAAAAGCTCGAGGCATTGGCCGCCTCGTTCCCGGGCGTCGAGCGCGTCTACGCGATCCAGGCCGGACGCGAGGTGCGTGTGATCGTCAACCACAGCCTGGTCTCCGACGCCCAGGCCGAGCAGCTGGCGCTGGACATTTCAAAGAAGATCCAGAGCGAGATGCAGTATCCGGGCCAGATCAAGGTGACGGTCATCCGCGAGGTGCGCTCGGTGGCCTATGCCAAGTGA
- a CDS encoding cell division protein ZapA — MALEKSIQISILGRRYPLRVRAEDEALMYRLAAMVEEKMRAFREKHPEQSELTAAVIVALSLAEALHEAQKALQELDETLYETIQELLELLEHLESSATLPEQPASDAI, encoded by the coding sequence ATGGCGCTGGAAAAATCCATCCAGATCTCCATTCTGGGGCGCAGGTACCCGCTGCGGGTGCGCGCGGAGGACGAAGCGCTGATGTACCGGCTGGCCGCCATGGTCGAGGAAAAAATGCGGGCGTTTCGGGAAAAGCATCCGGAGCAGTCCGAGCTGACCGCCGCCGTGATCGTGGCGCTTTCGCTGGCCGAAGCGCTGCATGAAGCGCAGAAGGCGCTCCAGGAGCTGGACGAAACGCTCTACGAAACAATCCAGGAGCTGCTGGAGCTGCTGGAACACCTGGAATCTTCCGCAACCCTGCCGGAACAGCCTGCCAGCGATGCAATATAA
- the pheT gene encoding phenylalanine--tRNA ligase subunit beta — translation MKLSYRWLQQYIDLDLSPSELAEALIGLGLEVEEVEPLGTDLKGVVIGRVLEVRPHPNADRLTLCRVDLGSGEPVPIVCGAPNVAAGQKVAVATPGTTLLLTDREGNRQPVTIRKTKIRGEVSEGMICAEDELGLSDDHSGILVLPGDAPVGHPFVEYLQQQGLTVPDYRLEVSLTPNRADAASHIGMARDLSALLDRPLRRPEVAVPEPGGEAARQVQVTIDAPEACPRYVALLVRNVRIGPSPLWLRQRLAAIGLRSINNVVDVTNYVLHECGQPLHAFDFDQLIGGRIHVRLARAGEQFTTLDGKTRQLPEGALLICDAERPVALAGIMGGENSEVTDTTTNILIESAYFDPSTIRRTSKALGLQTDSSYRFERGVDAGLQRWAAARAAQLIVEVAGGEIVPGVVDVQVRSFEPRTVTLRLPRLAHVLGTEIPSGEVRRILDRLGFAPKPEGEAFRCTVPLYRPDVHEEIDLIEEVARVHGYDRLPMPEAFTVPARVPDEPPAQALRRRVRTLLAGFGLREIYTNSLLPREVVRRFVPASGSDHQTDAPHLVETLNPISAEMAVLRPSLLPGLVQTIVYNQNRGQQVLRFFEFGRVFARTDRPDTPVPGFAEHEALVIGLSGPHAPEGWDVQPRLTDFFDLKGLIETLLDTLHLSDRMALVPAESPEPTVAYQMNLVADGRVLGTLARLSDALQEAYELRAPLYYAELNWDAFAEIAHPAQQRRYRPFSRFPEVDRDLAVLVDRDQPVGPLLETIREAGGELLRHVGVFDLYEGERIPSGKKSVAFSLRFGADRTLTDEEVDARLEAIVRELERRFGAQLRR, via the coding sequence ATGAAACTCTCCTACCGCTGGCTGCAGCAATACATCGACCTGGACCTGTCCCCTTCGGAGCTGGCTGAGGCCCTGATCGGCCTGGGTCTGGAAGTCGAAGAAGTCGAGCCGCTGGGCACCGACCTTAAGGGCGTGGTGATCGGCCGCGTGCTGGAGGTGCGCCCCCACCCCAACGCCGACCGCCTGACGCTCTGCCGCGTCGATCTGGGAAGCGGCGAGCCGGTCCCGATCGTCTGCGGGGCGCCCAACGTGGCGGCCGGCCAGAAGGTGGCCGTCGCCACCCCCGGCACCACGCTGCTGCTGACCGACCGCGAGGGTAACCGCCAGCCCGTTACGATCCGCAAGACGAAGATCCGGGGCGAAGTGTCCGAGGGCATGATCTGCGCCGAGGACGAACTCGGGCTCTCGGACGACCACAGCGGCATCCTGGTGCTGCCCGGCGACGCTCCCGTCGGCCACCCCTTCGTCGAATACCTGCAGCAGCAGGGCCTGACGGTGCCGGACTACCGGCTCGAAGTCAGCCTGACGCCCAACCGGGCCGACGCGGCCAGCCATATCGGCATGGCCCGAGATCTCTCGGCGCTGCTCGACCGGCCGCTGCGTCGTCCCGAAGTGGCCGTACCCGAACCCGGCGGCGAGGCTGCCCGCCAGGTGCAGGTGACCATCGACGCGCCGGAAGCCTGTCCGCGCTACGTGGCGCTGCTGGTGCGCAACGTGCGCATCGGTCCCTCGCCGCTCTGGCTGCGCCAGCGCCTGGCCGCCATCGGCCTGCGCTCGATCAACAACGTGGTGGACGTGACCAACTATGTGCTGCACGAGTGCGGCCAGCCGCTGCACGCCTTCGACTTCGACCAGCTGATCGGCGGACGCATCCACGTGCGGCTGGCCCGCGCGGGCGAGCAGTTCACCACGCTCGACGGCAAAACCCGCCAGCTTCCGGAAGGCGCCCTGCTGATCTGCGACGCCGAGCGACCGGTGGCGCTGGCCGGCATCATGGGCGGCGAGAACTCCGAAGTCACCGACACCACGACGAACATTCTCATCGAAAGCGCCTACTTCGATCCGTCCACCATCCGACGCACCTCGAAGGCACTGGGTCTGCAGACGGACTCGTCCTATCGCTTCGAGCGCGGGGTCGACGCCGGCCTGCAGCGCTGGGCGGCCGCCCGCGCGGCTCAGCTCATCGTGGAGGTGGCCGGTGGCGAGATCGTGCCCGGTGTCGTGGACGTGCAGGTGCGGTCGTTCGAGCCACGCACCGTGACGCTACGCCTGCCGCGCCTGGCCCACGTACTGGGCACCGAGATTCCGTCCGGCGAGGTGCGGCGCATTCTGGATCGTCTGGGCTTTGCGCCGAAGCCGGAAGGTGAGGCCTTCCGCTGCACGGTGCCGCTCTACCGTCCGGACGTGCACGAGGAAATCGATCTGATCGAAGAAGTCGCCCGCGTGCACGGCTACGACCGGCTCCCCATGCCCGAAGCGTTCACCGTGCCAGCGCGCGTGCCCGACGAGCCGCCGGCCCAGGCGCTGCGTCGCCGCGTGCGCACCCTGCTGGCCGGCTTCGGCCTGCGGGAAATCTACACGAACAGCCTGCTACCACGCGAGGTGGTGCGCCGCTTCGTGCCCGCCTCGGGTTCCGACCACCAGACCGACGCGCCGCATCTGGTCGAAACGCTCAACCCCATCTCAGCCGAGATGGCCGTGCTGCGACCGTCGCTCCTGCCCGGTCTGGTGCAGACCATCGTCTACAACCAGAACCGGGGCCAGCAGGTGCTGCGCTTCTTCGAGTTCGGTCGCGTCTTTGCCCGTACGGACCGCCCCGACACGCCCGTGCCCGGCTTTGCCGAGCACGAAGCGCTCGTCATCGGACTGAGCGGCCCGCACGCTCCCGAAGGCTGGGACGTGCAGCCGCGCCTGACGGACTTCTTCGATCTCAAGGGGCTGATCGAAACGCTGCTGGACACGCTGCACCTGAGCGATCGCATGGCGCTGGTTCCGGCCGAATCGCCCGAGCCGACGGTCGCCTATCAGATGAACCTGGTGGCCGACGGGCGCGTGCTGGGCACGCTGGCCCGCCTGTCGGACGCGCTCCAGGAGGCCTACGAATTGCGCGCCCCGCTCTACTACGCCGAGCTGAACTGGGATGCCTTTGCCGAGATCGCCCACCCGGCTCAGCAGCGCCGCTACCGGCCCTTCAGCCGCTTCCCCGAAGTGGACCGTGACCTGGCCGTACTCGTCGATCGCGACCAGCCGGTCGGTCCCCTGCTCGAAACCATCCGGGAGGCCGGCGGCGAACTGCTCCGCCACGTGGGCGTCTTCGACCTGTACGAAGGCGAACGCATCCCGTCCGGCAAAAAGAGCGTGGCCTTCTCGCTGCGCTTCGGCGCCGATCGGACGCTGACCGACGAAGAGGTGGATGCCCGCCTCGAAGCGATCGTCCGAGAACTCGAGCGCCGCTTCGGTGCACAACTGCGCCGTTGA
- the pheS gene encoding phenylalanine--tRNA ligase subunit alpha has protein sequence MQEELEALRHAIETTPIDSEEAAEAFRIRFLGQRSGQITHLFKRIREAPPEERPRIGQQLNALKRLAEQRLEEARARLRRAARPRTEVPDLTLPGRRTFTGSLHPLTRTLEAIVRVFEQLGFSVAEGPEIEDDWHNFTALNFPPDHPARDMQDTFFLHQGASHQEAVVLRTHTSPVQIRVMERMAPPIRIIAPGRVYRNEAVSYKSFCLFHQVEGLYVDRNVSMGDLKQVLYLFARALFGEDVRMRFRPSFFPFTEPSAEVDIWWPLPDHPEGGQWMEILGCGMVHPNVFRAVGIDPEQYTGYAFGMGVERIAMLRYGIDDIRLFYENDLRFLEQF, from the coding sequence ATGCAGGAAGAACTCGAGGCGCTGCGCCACGCCATCGAAACCACACCCATCGACTCGGAGGAGGCGGCCGAGGCCTTCCGCATTCGCTTTCTGGGACAGCGCAGCGGTCAGATCACGCACCTGTTCAAGCGCATCCGGGAGGCCCCGCCCGAGGAGCGTCCCCGCATCGGCCAGCAACTGAACGCATTGAAACGGCTGGCCGAGCAGCGGCTGGAGGAAGCCCGTGCCCGCCTGCGCCGGGCGGCCCGCCCTCGCACCGAGGTGCCCGACCTGACGCTACCGGGCCGCCGCACGTTTACCGGATCGCTCCATCCGCTGACCCGGACACTCGAAGCCATCGTCCGCGTCTTCGAGCAGCTCGGCTTTTCGGTGGCCGAAGGGCCGGAGATCGAGGACGACTGGCACAACTTCACGGCGCTGAACTTCCCGCCGGACCACCCGGCCCGCGACATGCAGGATACGTTCTTCCTGCACCAGGGCGCTTCCCATCAGGAGGCCGTCGTGCTCCGCACGCACACCTCGCCCGTGCAGATTCGCGTGATGGAACGGATGGCCCCGCCCATCCGCATCATCGCTCCGGGCCGCGTCTACCGCAACGAGGCCGTCTCCTACAAGTCCTTCTGCCTGTTTCACCAGGTCGAAGGGCTCTACGTGGATCGAAACGTGTCGATGGGTGACCTGAAGCAGGTGCTCTACCTGTTCGCACGGGCGCTCTTCGGCGAAGACGTGCGCATGCGCTTCCGCCCCAGCTTCTTCCCCTTCACCGAGCCGAGCGCGGAGGTGGACATCTGGTGGCCGCTGCCCGACCACCCCGAGGGCGGCCAGTGGATGGAAATTCTCGGCTGCGGCATGGTCCATCCCAACGTGTTCCGCGCCGTGGGCATCGATCCCGAGCAGTACACCGGCTATGCGTTCGGCATGGGCGTCGAACGGATCGCCATGCTGCGCTACGGCATCGACGACATCCGGCTGTTTTACGAAAACGACCTGCGTTTCCTGGAGCAATTTTAA
- the rplT gene encoding 50S ribosomal protein L20, with protein sequence MPRATNKVAARRRRKKILNMAKGYWGRRSKIYTIAKHAVEKALQYAYRDRRQRKRQFRRLWIIRINAAARQNGTTYSRFMGAVRQEDIQLNRKVLADLAVNDPNTFSQIVRAVSA encoded by the coding sequence ATGCCACGCGCAACGAATAAAGTCGCGGCACGCCGCCGGCGTAAGAAGATCCTGAACATGGCGAAGGGCTACTGGGGCCGGCGGAGCAAGATCTACACGATTGCCAAGCATGCCGTCGAAAAGGCGCTCCAGTACGCCTACCGCGACCGGCGCCAGCGCAAGCGCCAGTTCCGGCGGCTGTGGATCATCCGCATCAACGCGGCCGCACGCCAGAACGGCACCACCTACTCCCGCTTTATGGGCGCGGTTCGCCAGGAGGACATCCAGTTGAACCGCAAGGTGCTGGCCGATCTGGCCGTCAACGATCCGAACACGTTCAGCCAGATCGTGCGCGCCGTTTCGGCATGA
- the rpmI gene encoding 50S ribosomal protein L35 gives MPKVKTNSGAKKRFKVTATGKIKRRRAFHSHLLTKKSKKRKRHLRQPALVDATDVRRVRRLLHIGLKG, from the coding sequence ATGCCAAAAGTCAAAACGAACAGCGGCGCCAAGAAGCGGTTCAAGGTAACCGCCACCGGTAAGATCAAGCGGCGGCGGGCGTTTCACAGCCACCTGCTCACCAAAAAGTCCAAAAAGCGGAAGCGTCACCTGCGCCAGCCTGCGCTGGTCGACGCCACGGATGTACGCCGCGTCCGGCGCCTGCTGCACATCGGTCTTAAGGGATAA
- the infC gene encoding translation initiation factor IF-3, whose translation MNQTRVRAIAKADKFRVNEEIRAPRVRVVDPEGNHGIYDLKKALEMARQRGLDLVEIAPNANPPVCKIIDYGKFRYEQQKKEKEARRKQLAQQIKEIRFRPHTDTHDFEFKTRHARQFLEDGHKVKAWVQFRGRDIIYQDAGLDLLRRFIEALQDIAKIDQPPKMEGRRMTVILSPTKKK comes from the coding sequence ATTAACCAAACCAGGGTACGAGCTATCGCTAAGGCAGACAAATTCCGGGTCAACGAGGAGATTCGCGCGCCTCGCGTTCGCGTTGTTGACCCCGAAGGGAATCACGGAATCTACGATCTGAAAAAGGCGCTGGAAATGGCCCGCCAGCGCGGGCTGGACCTGGTGGAGATTGCCCCGAACGCCAATCCACCGGTCTGCAAGATCATCGACTACGGAAAATTCCGCTACGAACAGCAGAAGAAAGAAAAAGAGGCGCGCCGAAAGCAACTGGCTCAGCAGATCAAAGAGATCCGCTTTCGTCCGCACACGGACACCCACGACTTCGAGTTCAAAACGCGCCACGCCCGCCAGTTTCTGGAAGACGGGCACAAGGTGAAAGCGTGGGTGCAGTTCCGCGGGCGTGACATCATCTATCAGGATGCCGGACTGGATCTGCTGCGCCGGTTCATCGAGGCCCTCCAGGACATTGCCAAAATCGACCAGCCGCCCAAGATGGAGGGCCGGCGCATGACGGTGATTCTTTCACCCACGAAGAAAAAGTAA
- the thrS gene encoding threonine--tRNA ligase, whose translation MAGNGQQREVIRITFPDGSERTFPKGITGRELAEQISPRLAREALAIEVNGEVWDLTRPIEEDARVRILTWEDPEGKAVYWHSTAHLMAEALEALYPGVKFGIGPPIEQGFYYDVDLGGRKLSAEDLARIEEKMRELARRDVPYERIPVSKQEALEYFKKKGDPYKVELIEELEDGTITFYRQGNFTDLCRGPHVPSTGYIKHVKLLNVAGAYWRGDERRPQLTRIYGISFPKKKELDDYLHRLEEARKRDHRRLGRELELFTFSQKVGPGLPLWLPRGATLRETLINFLREEQIRRGYQPVVTPHIARLELYKTSGHYPYYKDSQFPPMIENPETGEGYLLKPMNCPHHIMIYADRPRSYRELPLRLAEFGQVYRYEQTGELSGLTRVRGFTIDDAHIFCRPDQVKDEFKNVIDLTLYVFRSLGFDEFEAQISLRDPNNREKYVGDDELWEQAEQAIREAAAEMGLQATEELGEAAFYGPKLDFMVRDALGRRWQLGTVQLDYILPERFDLYYIGADNQKHRPVMIHRAPFGSLERFIGVLIEHCAGNFPLWLAPVQVAVLPLSDELNDYAEAVGRRLLEAGFRVEVDTRTETIGYKIRQAEVQKIPYMLIVGRREREAGTVAVRKHGEGDQGPATLDEFIERLRTEIEAATRRATVSENA comes from the coding sequence ATGGCAGGTAACGGACAACAGCGCGAGGTTATCCGCATCACGTTTCCGGACGGATCGGAGCGCACCTTCCCGAAAGGCATCACCGGCCGCGAGCTGGCCGAACAGATCTCGCCGCGTCTGGCCCGCGAAGCGCTGGCCATCGAGGTCAACGGCGAGGTGTGGGACCTGACCCGTCCGATCGAAGAGGACGCCCGCGTGCGCATCCTGACCTGGGAGGACCCGGAGGGCAAGGCCGTCTACTGGCACTCGACGGCGCACCTGATGGCCGAGGCGCTGGAGGCGCTGTATCCGGGCGTCAAGTTCGGCATCGGTCCGCCCATCGAGCAGGGCTTCTACTACGACGTGGACCTGGGCGGCCGCAAGCTCTCGGCCGAAGACCTGGCCCGTATCGAAGAAAAAATGCGGGAGCTGGCCCGCCGCGACGTACCCTACGAGCGCATTCCGGTCTCCAAACAGGAAGCCCTGGAGTACTTCAAAAAGAAAGGCGATCCCTACAAGGTCGAGTTGATCGAAGAACTCGAAGACGGCACGATCACCTTCTACCGCCAGGGCAACTTCACCGACCTGTGCCGCGGGCCGCATGTGCCTTCGACGGGCTACATCAAGCACGTGAAGCTGCTCAACGTCGCAGGCGCCTACTGGCGCGGCGACGAACGCCGGCCCCAGCTCACCCGCATCTACGGCATCAGCTTCCCCAAGAAAAAAGAACTCGACGACTACCTGCACCGGCTCGAAGAGGCCCGCAAGCGAGACCATCGCCGGCTGGGCCGCGAGCTGGAGCTGTTCACCTTCAGCCAGAAGGTGGGGCCGGGCCTGCCGCTCTGGCTACCCCGCGGAGCCACGCTGCGCGAGACGCTGATCAATTTCCTGCGCGAGGAGCAGATCCGGCGGGGCTATCAGCCCGTGGTCACGCCCCATATCGCCCGGCTGGAGCTTTACAAGACGAGCGGGCACTATCCCTACTACAAGGATAGCCAGTTCCCGCCCATGATCGAAAACCCGGAGACGGGCGAGGGCTATCTGCTCAAGCCGATGAACTGCCCGCACCACATCATGATCTACGCCGACCGGCCCCGCTCTTACCGGGAGCTGCCGCTCCGGCTGGCCGAGTTCGGGCAGGTCTATCGCTACGAGCAGACGGGCGAGCTGAGCGGCCTGACGCGCGTGCGCGGCTTTACGATCGACGACGCCCACATCTTCTGCCGTCCGGATCAGGTCAAGGACGAATTTAAGAACGTCATCGACCTGACGCTTTACGTCTTCCGGTCGCTGGGCTTCGACGAATTCGAGGCCCAGATCTCGCTCCGCGATCCGAACAACCGCGAGAAGTACGTGGGCGACGACGAGCTCTGGGAGCAGGCCGAACAGGCCATCCGCGAGGCGGCCGCCGAAATGGGCCTGCAGGCCACCGAGGAGCTGGGCGAGGCGGCCTTCTATGGCCCCAAGCTCGACTTCATGGTGCGCGATGCGCTGGGCCGCCGCTGGCAGCTCGGTACCGTCCAGCTCGACTACATCCTGCCGGAACGCTTCGACCTGTACTACATCGGCGCCGACAACCAGAAGCACCGGCCCGTCATGATCCATCGGGCGCCGTTCGGCTCGCTGGAGCGGTTCATCGGCGTGCTCATCGAGCACTGCGCCGGCAACTTTCCGCTCTGGCTGGCGCCCGTGCAGGTGGCCGTACTCCCGCTGAGCGACGAACTGAACGACTACGCCGAAGCGGTGGGCCGCCGGCTGCTGGAGGCCGGCTTCCGGGTGGAAGTGGACACCCGCACCGAAACGATCGGCTACAAGATTCGTCAGGCCGAGGTGCAGAAAATCCCCTACATGCTGATCGTCGGCCGCCGCGAGCGGGAGGCCGGCACGGTGGCCGTCCGCAAGCACGGCGAGGGCGACCAGGGCCCCGCTACCCTCGACGAATTCATCGAGCGGCTCCGCACTGAAATCGAAGCGGCCACCCGACGTGCAACCGTTTCAGAAAACGCATAA